A stretch of DNA from Erwinia aphidicola:
TATGAACCAGGAGAATGCTTATGAAAAAGGTGATAACCACACTTTTCGCCTTATCGCTGCTTACCCCGGCGCTGGCATCGGCCCATCCCGGCGGCTGGGGTCCCGGCCCCGGTCCGGGCTGGCATCATGGCGACGGCGGCTGGCACGGCGGCCACGGACCCGGGCGCTTATCGTTTCTGCCCGGTGCTGCCGCTGCGGTGCTGATTGGCGGCCTGACTTACTATGTGCTTAACGGCAACTACTACCAGCGCCAGAACGATAACACCTATGTGGTGGTTGACCGCCCGGTGGAACATTACCGTGACAGTTACGACGACATGCGCGCGCTGGATTACAACGGTGAGCGATTTTACGTGCAGGACGGCCATTACTACCGCCGCAGCATCAACGGTGAATATCTGGAAGTTCCACGGCCGCCGGGTCTGTAACTTGCTAAAAATGACAAAAAAAAACGGTCACCGCGGTGACCGTTTTTTTTACGTAACCAACAGTTACTTGGTGGTAGCCTGCGGGTCGGTATCGTAATCTTTGCAGCTCTGGAAGCCGTAGTTCATCACACGGCCGGTGTCGCTATAGCTGACAAAGTAAGTCTGCTGTTTACCGTCACGTTCGCCCAGCACATACGTCTGGCAGGTGCCGCGAGCGTGGACCATGGTAATTTCGGTAGAAGGTGGGCCGGCGATGTCACGCACCTGCTGGCGGGTCATCCCTTTTTTCACGTCCTGCACTACAGGTTTGGTGACATAACTTTCCGCCCGGTCGTAGGCAGTACAGCCAGACAACACGGCCAGGGCAACAGCAGCACCAATCAATCCCGTCAACTTACGCATTTATTCTTCCTCATTTATTGTCCATGTAGCTCTAAGCCTGGAATATAAATGCAGATTTATCAACTTTATGGCGTCAAATTAATATCGATCTCTCTGCTCCACGCCTATAATGCAGCCCTTGAGAATGAACATTCGCATTCCTGTAACGGCTGAAGCTTACTGGCTGTTATGGGTCACTCACCCCCAGGCGGAGGGCCGATGAGCTCACAAGTAGAAGCACGCGAGGCGCGCCACCGTCTGCGCCAGGACGAGATTATCTCCGCTGCCCGCCGCTGTTTTCGCCAGCATGGTTTTCATGCCGCCAGCATGTCGCAGCTGGCGCTGGAAGCGCGGCTCAGCGTGGGGCAAATCTATCGCTACTTCATCAATAAAGATGCGATTATCGAAGAGATCATCCGCCGCATTATCGACCACCGCCTGCAGGAGATGATCTCCACCAGCGGCAACGTCCACCTGCCCGAGCTGCTGGCGTGGCGCAGGGTGCTGAATGAAGAGGATGAAGCCCTGATGATCGAGGTTGCCGCCGAAGCCACGCGCAACCCGCGAGTGGCACAGATGATGGCCGATGCCGATCAGCGCATGTTCACCCAGGCCTGCTGCAAAGTGGCGGCTGAACATCCTGAGTTCAGCCCCGAGCGGGTTCGCGCCTCGGTTGAGATCCTCGCCGTGATGGTGGAAGGCACCTCTTACCGCCGCATCACGCCGCAGAAAGCGTCGGCACAACGTCTCTATACCCTTTATCAGCAAATTAACGACCTTCTTTTCAAATCAGAGGAATCATGACACCTGCTCATCCCAAACGTCTTGGCTATGCCATCACGCTCGGCCTGCTGGCGGCGCTTGGCCCGCTCTGCATCGATCTCTACCTGCCCGCGCTGCCGGAACTGGCTAAAGACCTGCACACCCCGACCGCCACGGCACAGCTGAGCCTGACCGCCGGCCTGCTCGGCCTCGGCTTAGGCCAGCTGTTTTTCGGCCCGCTGAGCGATAAATATGGCCGTATCCGCCCGCTGCTGCTGTCGCTGGTGCTATTGCTGGTGGCCTCCATTGGCTGTGCGCTGGCGCAGGATATCCATCAGCTGCTGCTGGCGCGGCTGTTTGAAGGGCTGTCCGGGGCTGGCGGTGCGGTGCTGTCGCGCGCCATTGCCCGCGATATGTACAGCGGCCATGAGCTGACCAAATTCTTTGCGCTACTGATGCTGGTCAACGGCCTGGCGCCGATTGCTGCACCAGTGCTGGGCGGCGCGCTGATGGCGTTTCTCGACTGGCGCGGGCTGTTTATGGTGCTGGCGGCGATTGCCGTGCTGCTGTTTGTGCTGGCACGCCTCAAGCTGCATGAGACCCTGCCCGCTGCGCGCCGCAGCCAGGGCAGTCTGTTCTCGGCGTGGGCGGCCCTCGGCCAGGTGGTCACCCATCGCCCATTTATGGGCTTCTGCCTGACGCAGGGCTTTATGATGTCGGGCATGTTCGCCTATATCGGCGCATCGCCGTTCGTCCTGCAGCAGATCTACCAGCTTTCCCCTCAGGCATTCAGCTTCTGCTTCGCCGCCAATGGGGTCGGCCTGATTATTGCATCACAGGTAAGTGCCCGCCTCAGCCCACTGTGGGGCGAGTACCGCGTGCTGAAAGGCGGCCTGGTGCTGGCGTTCATCTCTTCCGGCAGCCTGCTGGTGGCGGGGCTAAGCAGTGCGAGCCTGCCGCTGGTACTGGTGGCGCTGTTCTTCAGCGTGGCAAGCAACGGCGTGATCTCCGTTACCGCCGCCTCGCTGGCGATGCAGAGCCAGGGGCACCGTGCCGGCAGCGCCTCGGCCGTAATTGGCGTCACCATGTTTACCCTGGGTGGCATCAGCGTTCCGGTTACCGGTATCGGTGGCACCTCGGTACTGACCATGAGCGCCACCATCTTTGGCTGTTATATGCTGGCGATTCTGATGTTCAATCTGCTGGCACAGAAAGCGAAAACAGCCTGACCCAATCAGACCCGGTGCAGAGAGTAACGTATTGATTGTTGTGGTTTCGCGCCGGGCACGTTAGCTTAAACAGATAAATTGCACACCGTCGCCGCCAGTCGGCGCTGAAAATGAGGAGAGGTAAATGGCTCTGCAACAGGACATTATCGCGGCGCTGGGCGTCAAGCCCACTATTGATGCTCAGGCAGAAATTCGCACCAGCGTTGAATTTCTTAAATCCTATCTGAAAACGTATCCGTTCCTGAAGTCGCTGGTGCTGGGCATCAGCGGCGGTCAGGACTCTACCCTGACGGGTAAGCTGTGCCAGATCGCCATTAACGAACTGCGGGCTGAAACCGGCGACGGCAGCTACCAGTTTATCGCGGTGCGCCTGCCGCACGGCGTACAGGCCGACGAGCAGGACTGCCAGGACGCCATTGCGTTTATCCAGCCCGACCGCGTGCTGACGGTGAACATCAAGGCAGCGGTGCAGGCCAGCGAGCAGGCGCTGCGCGATGCCGGAATCACGCTTTCCGATTTTATTCGCGGCAACGATAAAGCGCGCGAGCGCATGAAAACCCAGTACAACATTGCCGGTATGACCTCCGGCGTGGTGGTCGGCACCGACCACGCGGCGGAAGCCGTCACTGGCTTCTTTACCAAATACGGCGATGGCGGCACCGATATCAATCCGATCTTCCGCCTGCACAAAGGCCAGGGTAAGCAGCTGCTGAAAGCGCTGGGCTGCCCGGAGCACCTCTATCTGAAGCACCCCACCGCCGACCTTGAAGACGATCGTCCGGGCCTGCAGGATGAAGTGGCGCTGGGCGTGACCTATGAGATGATCGACCGCTATCTGGAAGGGCAAACTATCGACCCGGCGGCAGCGAAAACCATCGAGAACTGGTATCTGAAAACCGAACATAAACGCCGCCCGCCGATCACGGTGTTTGACGATTTCTGGAAACGTTAACACCTTCGGCCTTTTCACCGGTTATTCCTTACGCGAAAACTCCTGCTATACTGTGCGCATACACAGTAGCCGGAGTTTTTAGTGGCCAGAAGAATAGCCAGTCATCGCCTTGAGTTTGAACCCGCCGCAATCTACCAGTATCCGGAACAGCTGCGTCCGTGGCTGGAATCCCTGCCCACCCTGCCCGGCGTCTATATTTTTCATGGTGAAAGCGAAACCCTGCCGCTGTATATCGGTAAAAGCGTCAATATCCGCAGCCGGGTGCTGTCGCATCTGCGCACCCCTGATGAGGCACGCATGCTGCGCCAGGCGACGCGCATCAGTTTTATCCCTACCGCCGGTGAGCTGGGCGCCCTGCTGCTGGAAGCGCAGATGATCAAACTGCAGCAGCCGCTGTTCAATAAACGCCTGCGTAAAAACCGCCAGCTGTGCGCGCTGCAGATCCGCGCCGGGCGCCCGCAGGTGGTGTATGCCAAAGAGGTCGACTTCTCGCACACGCCGGATCTGTTCGGCCTGTATGCCAGCCGCCGCGCCGCGCTGGACACCCTGCAAAAAATTGCCGACGAGCAGCGGCTCTGTTACGGCCTGCTGGGGCTGGAAACGCTGACGAAAGGTCGCGCCTGCTTCCGCTACAGCCTGAAACGCTGCGCCGGAGCCTGCTGTGGGGAAGAGTCACTGGAGGCGCACCAGCAGCGCCTGCTGGCGGCGCTGGACGCCGTGCGCCTGCAGTGCTGGCCATGGCCGGGTGCCGTGGCCGTGGTGGAAAAGGGCGTCAGCCAGCAGCAGATACATGTGATCAATAACTGGCTCTACCTCGGTTCAGTCAGCGATCTGGCGGATGCCGCCGCCCTGTGCACCACCCCGCCCGGATTTGACAGCGATGGTTATAAGATCCTCTGCAAGCCGCTGCTGAAAGGCAGCCTGCCGATCATCCCTCTACCCGGCGCCTGAACAAAACAAAACCGCCGACGGTGACCACGGCCATTCAGGCGGTGTGGGCAACGTCGGCGGTCTCAGATTTTTTGCAGCCATCCCGGCTCAAACGGGGCAGGCATCCCTCACCCCGTTGAAACTAGCGGATTTACTCTTCTGCAGGCGCCATTTTACCTTCATGGTGCGGCTTTTCAGTCAGACGTTTCTCAAAGTTCTGATTAAACTGTTTTTTCTGCTCAGGAGTCAGCACGTTATACAGCTTGTTCTGCGTCTCCAGCATCGACATTGCCCGCGCTTTGCCGTTGGCAGACATCTGTTCAGCCTGCGCTTCTGCCTTCGCCTTGTCGAAGCTGTCGGAGGCGATAATGTTATGTGCTGCGCGGCGCTCTTCCAGCGACGGGCGCTTCATCTCTTTGTGTGACTCTTTCATGATGGTGCGCATCTGTTGTTTCTGCGCGTCCGTCAGATTCAGTCCTTTAAACATCTCGTGTTGCATACCACCGTGACGCGGCGGCTTATGCGTCATCGGCTTGTCGGCACCCGCCGGCGGTGGCGTCAGAGTATCAGCGGCTGCATGAACGATATTTGCAGCACCCAGAGCCAGTGAAGCGGCAACAAAAACAGAGGTTAATTTACGCATAATATAGTCCTTACTTTTCAGTTCAATGACGACGCGATTGTCGTGATGTCGGAAGCAAGTTTACGGCGCTGAACGTCAAGTAGTCAGAGCGTCAGTAAAGCCCTGAAAGCATAAAAGACAATTTCACGTCAATCATGAAGAGAATGCGAAGATTACGGTGAGGAATTGCAAAAGAATATGAATTTTCACAGGTTTATGCAGAAATTATGGAGGAGTGTAATCCGTGCGGCAGGATAGCGAAAGGAAAAAGTTAACCCATTTGCGGCGACTGGCAATTGCCTGCCAGAGCCGCCACGGGGCGGCTCACCTTCCGCTTACGGCGTCGAGCCCAGCGCCTCATTATGCGCATTATCTTCGACCAGCATCAGCCCGGCTCGCAGGCCGACCGCGACGTTGGGATTAGGGAACAGCACATACTCCCGCGCCTGCTGGACAAAATAACGCTTCTCGCCATCTTCCGCCAGCAGCGTGCCCTGTGGGAAAACGGTGAAGTTCAGCGTGTCATCGCTCATATGCAGCACAAAGCTCTCCGACAAACGGGTGATCTGCTGGGAGACCCGATAGCGGCGCGGCGCCTCAGCGACGGCAGGCAGTTCACCCCCGCAAATCAGCGCGCTCAGCGCCTCGCGGGCGGCGCTGAACTGGCTGAGGTCGTTCTGGCCAAACGGCAGTGCTTTACCCAGCTCCAGCGTGCAGCTGGCAGCCTGAAAATGCTGGCTGCTGTAGTGGGTAAAGGTGCCGCCCGGCGCGCGGTGGAACACCAGCGCCTCCAGTCCGGCAACGCCCAGCCATGCCATAAAATCGTCCGGCCACGGCGTGTCGCGCAGCGGCAGCACGCCAAAGCGCGTATGCCATGAGCCGCGGATTGCGGTGTGCATATCAATATGCCAGCGCACCTCTTCGTACTCGCCGGCCTGCCAGAAGTTCTCCATCGCCTGCTCCAGTCGCCAGGCGCGGCGCGCTTCCGGACAGTCTTCATACTGCTGCCAGCGGCCGCCAAACATCCGGTTCATATCGCCGTGCAGATAGCGCTTATTGCGCCGCAGCGCTGCCGGATTACCATAAATCACCAGCAGACGCGTCTGCAGCGGCCGCTCGCCGCGTAGCAGAGCGTCCAGCAGCGGCTCAACAATTTCCACCGGTGCCGTTTCGTTGCCGTGGATCCCGGCTGAGACCACCAGTGCCATGGTCGCCGGTTGGGTCGGGGTCAGTTCAACAATCCCCTCATCGATCCAGCGCCAGCTGAGATGCTCATTACGCCCCTCAGGCGCGGAGGGGGTTTGCCCGTTTAGCGTGGTGGTGAGGAAGTCCTGCATCGATACTCCTTAGAATCAATCGCCGTTCAGCCCTGACAGGCCGGAGCTGATCTCCGGCCCTGCGATCATCGCGTTACTGCTGAAAACGGTAAACATTGCCTAAGTTTAGCAGCTTCGTCAGCTCATCGAGAGCTTCACGTCCTTCGCGCAGCAATTGCGGGTCGGCGAGGTCAGCCTGCGACAGCCGATCGCGGTAGTGGCGCTCTACCCAGCCGTTGAGCGTGGCGAACAGCTGGTCGTTCATCATCACCGCCGGATTGACCGCCGCCTGCTGCCGCTCGTTCAGCACCACGCGCAGGCGCAGACAGGCCGGGCCGCCGCCGTTGCACATACTTTCGCGCAGGTCGAATACTTTCAGTTCATCAATCAAGCCGCCGCTGGTGACCAGCTCGCTGAGATACGCCCAGACGCCCGCATGGCGGCGCGCCTCTTCCGGCAGCACCAGCAGCATTTTGCCGTCCGGCTTGCTCAACAGCTGGCTGTTAAACAGGTACGTTGCCACCGCATCGGCCACGCTAACCCGGCTGGCAGGAACTTCGATGGCGCTGAAGCCCGGCACTTTCGCTCCCAGCTCCGCCAGCAGCTGCGGCTGATTCACAAAGGCC
This window harbors:
- the nadE gene encoding ammonia-dependent NAD(+) synthetase, encoding MALQQDIIAALGVKPTIDAQAEIRTSVEFLKSYLKTYPFLKSLVLGISGGQDSTLTGKLCQIAINELRAETGDGSYQFIAVRLPHGVQADEQDCQDAIAFIQPDRVLTVNIKAAVQASEQALRDAGITLSDFIRGNDKARERMKTQYNIAGMTSGVVVGTDHAAEAVTGFFTKYGDGGTDINPIFRLHKGQGKQLLKALGCPEHLYLKHPTADLEDDRPGLQDEVALGVTYEMIDRYLEGQTIDPAAAKTIENWYLKTEHKRRPPITVFDDFWKR
- the spy gene encoding ATP-independent periplasmic protein-refolding chaperone Spy — protein: MRKLTSVFVAASLALGAANIVHAAADTLTPPPAGADKPMTHKPPRHGGMQHEMFKGLNLTDAQKQQMRTIMKESHKEMKRPSLEERRAAHNIIASDSFDKAKAEAQAEQMSANGKARAMSMLETQNKLYNVLTPEQKKQFNQNFEKRLTEKPHHEGKMAPAEE
- a CDS encoding TetR/AcrR family transcriptional regulator produces the protein MSSQVEAREARHRLRQDEIISAARRCFRQHGFHAASMSQLALEARLSVGQIYRYFINKDAIIEEIIRRIIDHRLQEMISTSGNVHLPELLAWRRVLNEEDEALMIEVAAEATRNPRVAQMMADADQRMFTQACCKVAAEHPEFSPERVRASVEILAVMVEGTSYRRITPQKASAQRLYTLYQQINDLLFKSEES
- a CDS encoding multidrug effflux MFS transporter is translated as MTPAHPKRLGYAITLGLLAALGPLCIDLYLPALPELAKDLHTPTATAQLSLTAGLLGLGLGQLFFGPLSDKYGRIRPLLLSLVLLLVASIGCALAQDIHQLLLARLFEGLSGAGGAVLSRAIARDMYSGHELTKFFALLMLVNGLAPIAAPVLGGALMAFLDWRGLFMVLAAIAVLLFVLARLKLHETLPAARRSQGSLFSAWAALGQVVTHRPFMGFCLTQGFMMSGMFAYIGASPFVLQQIYQLSPQAFSFCFAANGVGLIIASQVSARLSPLWGEYRVLKGGLVLAFISSGSLLVAGLSSASLPLVLVALFFSVASNGVISVTAASLAMQSQGHRAGSASAVIGVTMFTLGGISVPVTGIGGTSVLTMSATIFGCYMLAILMFNLLAQKAKTA
- the astE gene encoding succinylglutamate desuccinylase is translated as MQDFLTTTLNGQTPSAPEGRNEHLSWRWIDEGIVELTPTQPATMALVVSAGIHGNETAPVEIVEPLLDALLRGERPLQTRLLVIYGNPAALRRNKRYLHGDMNRMFGGRWQQYEDCPEARRAWRLEQAMENFWQAGEYEEVRWHIDMHTAIRGSWHTRFGVLPLRDTPWPDDFMAWLGVAGLEALVFHRAPGGTFTHYSSQHFQAASCTLELGKALPFGQNDLSQFSAAREALSALICGGELPAVAEAPRRYRVSQQITRLSESFVLHMSDDTLNFTVFPQGTLLAEDGEKRYFVQQAREYVLFPNPNVAVGLRAGLMLVEDNAHNEALGSTP
- the cho gene encoding excinuclease Cho — its product is MARRIASHRLEFEPAAIYQYPEQLRPWLESLPTLPGVYIFHGESETLPLYIGKSVNIRSRVLSHLRTPDEARMLRQATRISFIPTAGELGALLLEAQMIKLQQPLFNKRLRKNRQLCALQIRAGRPQVVYAKEVDFSHTPDLFGLYASRRAALDTLQKIADEQRLCYGLLGLETLTKGRACFRYSLKRCAGACCGEESLEAHQQRLLAALDAVRLQCWPWPGAVAVVEKGVSQQQIHVINNWLYLGSVSDLADAAALCTTPPGFDSDGYKILCKPLLKGSLPIIPLPGA
- a CDS encoding DUF6515 family protein; its protein translation is MKKVITTLFALSLLTPALASAHPGGWGPGPGPGWHHGDGGWHGGHGPGRLSFLPGAAAAVLIGGLTYYVLNGNYYQRQNDNTYVVVDRPVEHYRDSYDDMRALDYNGERFYVQDGHYYRRSINGEYLEVPRPPGL
- the osmE gene encoding osmotically-inducible lipoprotein OsmE, producing MRKLTGLIGAAVALAVLSGCTAYDRAESYVTKPVVQDVKKGMTRQQVRDIAGPPSTEITMVHARGTCQTYVLGERDGKQQTYFVSYSDTGRVMNYGFQSCKDYDTDPQATTK